The Thermoleophilia bacterium genome contains the following window.
TCCGTCTCCAGAAGCTAGAAGCTGTCCCGATTCGTCCAAGAGCCAGACGGGTTCATCCAGAAACCAGACGCAGCCTGGCCTAGTACCGCTTCTCTTTAACGCGTGCCTTCTTCCCTAGCTTCTCACGGAGATAGTAAAGCTTGGCCCGGGCAACGTCGCCAATGGCTGCCACCTCGATCTTTTCTATCTTCGGCGAGTGCAGAGGGAAGGTACGCTCAACTCCTACCCCAAAAGACTGCTTGCGCACTGTAAAGGTTTCGCGTGCTCCGTGACCTTGCCTACGGATGCAGAATCCCTGAAACACCTGGATGCGCTCGCGGTTGCCCTCTACCACCTTGAAGTGCACCCTGAGGGTGTCCCCGGCTTTGAACTCTGGAATGTCTGTACGGAGCTGCGTCCGCTCGAAATCCTCAATCGCTCCCATACCTTAACCCAATCCCGATTCGCTCTCTTGACAAACTGAAAGAACCCCGCTCAAAAGCGCGCAAGACTTTAAATCATAACCGCCCGGATTACAAGCCGGTTCCACAATTTCCGAAGCCAAGCAGTGCAAGACCGCCGTCTTAAAGGCCTTTCCACCTGCCAATAGGCCAGTAGACACAAAGAGCACACCCAATAATCAGGTCCTTGTCTATCGGGCCAAAGAAACGACTGTCTCCGCTGTTATTACGATTGTCACCCAGAACAAAGACTTTCCCTTCCGGCACCGTGAGTTCTGCCATATCGCCTCGGAAGGGACGCTCAAAAAGGTACGGTTCGTCTCGAGCCACTCCGTTCACGTAGAGAACCCCGTCCTTTATCGCTACCCGGTCTCCTTCAACAGCGACAATCCGCTTAACTAGATCTTCTCCTTCGACCACTGGAGAATGAAAAACAATGATGTCTCCCGGCTTGGGCTCACGGAAATGGTAAGTGAGTCGACTTAGCAAGATACGGTCGCCTTCTAGGAGAGTGGGCTGCATAGAGATCTGGTGGATTGTGAAAGGCTTAACTACAAAAGCCTGCACCAACATGGCGATAGCAAAAGCGGCCACGACAATAAAGATGATCTCCAGCAACAGTCCCAAACCGGAACGCTTGCGAGGCACGGCTTGCGCTCCCTCCAGGCCCTGCGCTGCCGCCCCCCCGCTTCCTTCGCGCAGCGAGGTGGGAACCCCGGTCTTCACGCTTCCATCGCCGCCAACAGGAAGATTCTCGGAATCATTGAGATTGGGACCGTCTGTGCTAACCATCCAGATTGCCTCTTTCGCCGCCAATCCTGCCCCATGGCGAAGGCCTTGCGTTTTCCCTGCGCCATTGCGCAATAGCGGCATGATCTCCGCTCAGAAGTACAGCTGGTACCTCAACTCCAGCAAAAACACGTGGTCGTGTGTACTGCGGGTATTCGACTTTGCCCCCCAGTTCCTCGCTGTAAGACTCCTCTACCGTGCTTGAGGTATTGCCAATTGCACCAGGAAGCTGACGAATTACGGCCTCGAGCACCACTTGAGCAGCAAGCTCACCTCCCGCGATCACATAGGGACCGATAGAAATAGAGCCCGTCGCAAGCAGGGTCTCCACTCGCGCATCAAAACCTTCAAATCTCCCGCACAATAGCACGATATCCCTCGAGCTGCCCGCCAGCTCACAAGCGAACCTTTGGTCAAAAGGCCGCCCTCCCGCGCTAAGCACGTAAACATCTCGTCCTTCGCGGACACTTAGAGCTGGTTGCCCGAATACGCTCTCCAGGGCTTTGGCGACTACGTCTACCCGCGTCACCATACCTGGCCCCCCGCCGTAGGGAGTGTCGTCCACTTCGTAGTGAGGGGGTATCCCGTATTTCCGCAAGTCATGAATCACGACCTGCACGGTACCAGCACGAATGGCGGTTGAAACGGGATGCTGGTTGAGAAACCAGTCAAAAGCCTCGGGCACCAAGGTGAAAACGTCAAAGCGCCTCATTCGAGAGCTGGAGCGAGAAAACGAGACTCGACTACAAGATAACCTTCGGCCACCCGCACCGTCGGCACTGCTTCTGCTACAAAGGGAACCATGTGGGTGCCCTTGCCCTCTATCGCGATGACCAACACCCCGTGGGCTGGGTAGTCAAGAACTTCAACCACTCTGCCCACTACTTCTCCAGCCGGGTCCCTAACGGCAAGTCCCTCAAGATCGAAAGGATAGAACTCATCCTCACCAAGTTCGGGAAGTAGGTCCGCGGGGATTTCCAGCACAAAGCCGCGGAGAGCCTCTGCTTGGTCTCGATCACCTATCTCCCGGAACGCAACGATCGGGAAGTCATCATCGCCCCTTACCGCTTCGATCGTCAGTCGAATGTGCTCGCCCGCTTCTACCACAAGGCCAGACTGCCCAGGACGTGCATGCAAGACTGCCCCGGGAGCAAAGCGCTCCGGGTTGTCCGATTCGGCAGAGATCCTTACTTCTCCCCGGACACCATGTGGGCGCACGATGCGCCCTACCTCTATCCAGTCTGGACGTGACATAACACCTGCTTTGCGCCAAAAGAGACAACTAGCCCGGCGGCCGGGCTCATCCGCACGCTTAGTCCAGAATCTCGACCCTGGCTTGCTGACCGCTCTTTACAGCCCCGGCTTTGACAACAGCGCGCAGCGCCTTGGCCACACGGCCTTCTTTTCCAATAATCCTACCGAGGTCTTCCTTGGCTACCCGCAGGCGAAGCGTCACCCGATCCCCGGACTTGACTTCTTCTACCTGCACCTCGTCTGGACGCTCTACGAGCGAGCGAGCCAGATATTCGAGCAAAGTTCTCACCTACAGAATGCCTTTCACTCGGAAGATCTTGCGCACCGTATCAGTGGGCTGGGCTCCGCAGCCCAACCAGTACCGAGCCCGCTCCTCATTTACTTCCATCACCGAGGGCTCTGTCTGGGGGTTGTAAAAGCCGATCGTCTCGATAAACCGCCCGTCACGGGCTCGCCTCGAGTCCGCCACCACTATGCGGTACGTGGGGCGCTTCTTGCTACCGCGCCGAGCCAGTCGGATCGCTGTCGCCATTCTCACCTCCTTAACTTGGACTGCTTTCAGTTAGACCGATTTTGAAAACATTTGAAACGGGTTTTTGGGCATACGGCCCGAACCCAATTGTTTCATCATCTTCTGCACTTGCTTGAACTGGTTGAGCAAGTGGTTGACTTGATGGATATCAGTACCCGACCCGCGAGCAATTCGCCGCCGACGGCTCCCATCAATGATATCCGGGTGATGGCGTTCTTCAGGGGTCATGGACAGAATTATGGCCTTGATCTTATCAAAAGCCTTGTCGTCCACCTGGAGACCCTTCAGCTTGGATGAAGGTATTCCGGGGATCATGGCGAGAAGACTCGATATGGGCCCCATCTTGCGCACCTGTTCTATCTGCTCGAGAAAGTCCTCCAAGGTAAAGGTCGATTTTCTTAGCCGCTGCTCGAGCTCTCTAGCTTTTTTCTCATCAATTGTCCGCTGAGCCTTTTCGATGAGAGTAAGGACATCACCCATACCCAGGATGCGCGAGGCCACACGATCGGG
Protein-coding sequences here:
- the rpsP gene encoding 30S ribosomal protein S16 — protein: MATAIRLARRGSKKRPTYRIVVADSRRARDGRFIETIGFYNPQTEPSVMEVNEERARYWLGCGAQPTDTVRKIFRVKGIL
- the trmD gene encoding tRNA (guanosine(37)-N1)-methyltransferase TrmD; translation: MRRFDVFTLVPEAFDWFLNQHPVSTAIRAGTVQVVIHDLRKYGIPPHYEVDDTPYGGGPGMVTRVDVVAKALESVFGQPALSVREGRDVYVLSAGGRPFDQRFACELAGSSRDIVLLCGRFEGFDARVETLLATGSISIGPYVIAGGELAAQVVLEAVIRQLPGAIGNTSSTVEESYSEELGGKVEYPQYTRPRVFAGVEVPAVLLSGDHAAIAQWRRENARPSPWGRIGGERGNLDG
- the rimM gene encoding ribosome maturation factor RimM (Essential for efficient processing of 16S rRNA), with translation MSRPDWIEVGRIVRPHGVRGEVRISAESDNPERFAPGAVLHARPGQSGLVVEAGEHIRLTIEAVRGDDDFPIVAFREIGDRDQAEALRGFVLEIPADLLPELGEDEFYPFDLEGLAVRDPAGEVVGRVVEVLDYPAHGVLVIAIEGKGTHMVPFVAEAVPTVRVAEGYLVVESRFLAPALE
- the lepB gene encoding signal peptidase I; translated protein: MVSTDGPNLNDSENLPVGGDGSVKTGVPTSLREGSGGAAAQGLEGAQAVPRKRSGLGLLLEIIFIVVAAFAIAMLVQAFVVKPFTIHQISMQPTLLEGDRILLSRLTYHFREPKPGDIIVFHSPVVEGEDLVKRIVAVEGDRVAIKDGVLYVNGVARDEPYLFERPFRGDMAELTVPEGKVFVLGDNRNNSGDSRFFGPIDKDLIIGCALCVYWPIGRWKGL
- the rplS gene encoding 50S ribosomal protein L19, which encodes MGAIEDFERTQLRTDIPEFKAGDTLRVHFKVVEGNRERIQVFQGFCIRRQGHGARETFTVRKQSFGVGVERTFPLHSPKIEKIEVAAIGDVARAKLYYLREKLGKKARVKEKRY
- a CDS encoding KH domain-containing protein; translation: MRTLLEYLARSLVERPDEVQVEEVKSGDRVTLRLRVAKEDLGRIIGKEGRVAKALRAVVKAGAVKSGQQARVEILD